The genomic DNA ATTGCTGCCATTCAACCTGATAGAGGAAATCGTCAGTAAAGGTGCGATCGCCAAAGAACAACCAGTTATCGCCTTTCGCCTCGCGCTGCTCTCGCTCTTGCAAGAAGGCGCGAAACGGCGCAATGCCGGTGCCTGGGCCTATCATGATGATGGGGGTGTCATCACTGGCTGGCAGTTTGAAGTTATCGTTGTGCTCAATAAACACTTTGACCGTCTCGGCCGCGTCAGCGCGGTGGGCGAGAAAGCTCGATGCACCGCCTTGGCGTGACTCTCCACTCTCATGCTGATACTCCACCAGCCCCACGGTGAGGTGCACTTCATCTTCCACTTCCGCTTGGCTAGAGGCGATCGAGTACAAACGCGGAGTCAGTCGGCGCAATATCGATTGAAATTGCTCGACATTCAGGCTGACGTCCGCCAGAGCCAAGACATCGATCAGCTGGGTGCGATTCGCGAACTCGCGCAAGGCGGCTTTGTCTTCGGTCAATGCGGTGAGTGTGTCGCTCTCAGATAACGCAGCCAACGCTGTGATCTGCTGCGGGTTAGAAGCAGTGATCTCATAGTGGGAAATTAACGCGTCTCGCAGCGAGAGGTTGTCACCATCGATATCGACGCTTTCATCGCCACGCAGGCCCACCTTGGCGACGAGCTTGTCCACCAGTTCGGGATCATTTTGGTACCATACGCCCAACGCATCGCCTGGCTGATATTCCATGCCGGACTCATCAAGATCGAATTCAATATGGTAAACCGCTTTATCTGAGCCTCGTCCGGTAATACGCTGACAAGTGAGTAGCTCAGCCGTATAAGGAGACTGTTTGGTGTATTTTGCTTGCGCGGTGGCTTGATGGAGAGGCACTACCTGCGCATCGCCACTGGCCTTAAATTGTTGCTTGACCTCGGCTAAGGTTTGCTCTCGCCAAGCACTGGCCGTCGCTTCATAATCCACGTCGCAATCAAGACGAGCAACCATCGGCTTGGCACCAAGCTTTTGCAAGAAGGCATCAAAGTCTTTCCCCGTCTGGCAGAAGTACTCATAGCTCGAATCCCCTAAGCTCAAAACGGCATAATGAAGATGATCAAGTTTGGGCGCTTTCTTTGATTGCAAAAATTCATGCAGCTCAATGGCGTTGTCGGGCGGCTCGCCCTCCCCATTAGTAGAGGCGACGATCACAAGATGGGTTTCTTTGCCCAGTTGCTTGCCT from Salinivibrio kushneri includes the following:
- a CDS encoding assimilatory sulfite reductase (NADPH) flavoprotein subunit, with amino-acid sequence MLLKDLSGLTSPLNDQQIGQLQQAVAELSPQQLAWISGYFWGLSQTPAGEAAAPNAMPQASSAPNHTLTILYASQTGNAKGVAEALHQEAEAAGIPAKLVAADNYKGKQLGKETHLVIVASTNGEGEPPDNAIELHEFLQSKKAPKLDHLHYAVLSLGDSSYEYFCQTGKDFDAFLQKLGAKPMVARLDCDVDYEATASAWREQTLAEVKQQFKASGDAQVVPLHQATAQAKYTKQSPYTAELLTCQRITGRGSDKAVYHIEFDLDESGMEYQPGDALGVWYQNDPELVDKLVAKVGLRGDESVDIDGDNLSLRDALISHYEITASNPQQITALAALSESDTLTALTEDKAALREFANRTQLIDVLALADVSLNVEQFQSILRRLTPRLYSIASSQAEVEDEVHLTVGLVEYQHESGESRQGGASSFLAHRADAAETVKVFIEHNDNFKLPASDDTPIIMIGPGTGIAPFRAFLQEREQREAKGDNWLFFGDRTFTDDFLYQVEWQQYLKSGLLTRMDVAFSRDQAEKVYVQHRLLARAEAVWQWLSNGAYIYVCGDANQMAKDVHEALIEIAQTQGQQSREQAETFINELRKDKRYQRDVY